In Lemur catta isolate mLemCat1 chromosome 18, mLemCat1.pri, whole genome shotgun sequence, a genomic segment contains:
- the POMGNT2 gene encoding protein O-linked-mannose beta-1,4-N-acetylglucosaminyltransferase 2, whose protein sequence is MHLSAVLNALLVSVLAAVLWKHVRLREHAATLEEELALSRQAPEPAPALRIDYPRALQTLMEGGTHMVCTGRTHTDRICRFKWLCYSNEAEEFIFFHGNTSVMLPNLGSRRFQPALLDLSTVEDHNTQYFNFVELPAAALRFMPKPVFVPDVAVIANRFNPDNLMHVFHDDLLPLFYTLRQFPGLAQEARLFFMEGWGEGAHFDLYKLLSPKQPLLRAQLKTLGRLLCFSHAFVGLSKITTWYQYGFVQPQGPKANILVSGNEIRQFAQFMMERLNVSHAGAPLGEEYILVFSRTHNRLILNEAELLLALAQEFQMKTVTVSLEDHTFADVVRLVSNASMLVSMHGAQLVTTLFLPRGATVVELFPYAVNPDHYTPYKTLAMLPGMGLQYVAWRNTMPENTVTHPERPWDQGGITHLDQAEQARILQSREVPRHLCCRNPEWLFRIYQDTKVDIPSLIQTIRRVVKGRPGPRKQRWTVSLYPGKVREARCQASVQGASEARLTVSWQIPWNLKYLKVREVKYEVWLQEQGENTYVPYILALQNHTFTENIKPFTTYLVWVRCIFNKTLLGPFADVLVCST, encoded by the coding sequence TCAACGCCCTCCTGGTGTCGGTGCTGGCGGCAGTCCTGTGGAAGCACGTGCGGCTGCGCGAGCACGCGGCCACTTTGGAAGAGGAGCTGGCCCTCAGCCGACAGGCCCCAGAGCCGGCCCCAGCGCTGCGGATCGACTACCCAAGGGCACTGCAGACCCTGATGGAGGGTGGCACACACATGGTGTGCACGGGCCGCACACACACAGACCGCATCTGCCGCTTCAAGTGGCTCTGCTACTCCAACGAGGCCGAGGAGTTCATCTTCTTCCACGGCAACACTTCTGTCATGCTGCCCAACCTGGGCTCCCGGCGCTTCCAGCCAGCCCTGCTCGACCTGTCCACCGTGGAAGACCACAACACCCAGTACTTCAACTTCGTGGAGCTGCCCGCTGCTGCCTTGCGCTTCATGCCCAAGCCAGTGTTTGTGCCCGACGTGGCCGTCATCGCCAACCGCTTCAACCCCGACAACCTCATGCATGTCTTCCACGATGACCTGCTGCCGCTCTTCTACACCCTGCGGCAGTTCCCTGGGCTGGCCCAGGAGGCCCGGCTCTTCTTCATGGAGGGCTGGGGCGAGGGTGCACACTTTGACCTGTACAAGCTTCTCAGCCCCAAGCAGCCTCTCCTGCGGGCACAGCTAAAGACCCTGGGCCGGCTCCTGTGCTTCTCCCATGCTTTCGTGGGCCTCTCCAAGATCACCACCTGGTACCAGTATGGCTTCGTCCAGCCCCAGGGCCCAAAGGCCAATATCCTTGTCTCAGGCAACGAGATCCGGCAGTTTGCACAATTCATGATGGAAAGGCTGAATGTGAGCCACGCAGGAGCACCCCTAGGTGAGGAGTACATTCTGGTCTTCAGCCGTACCCACAACAGACTCATCCTGAACGAGGCAGAGCTGCTGCTGGCGCtggcccaggagttccagatgaAGACAGTGACGGTATCCCTGGAGGACCACACCTTTGCAGATGTTGTGCGTCTGGTCAGCAATGCCTCCATGCTGGTCAGCATGCATGGGGCCCAGCTGGTCACCACCCTCTTCCTGCCCCGTGGGGCCACTGTGGTTGAGCTCTTCCCATATGCCGTCAATCCCGACCACTATACCCCCTATAAAACGCTGGCCATGCTGCCAGGTATGGGCCTCCAGTATGTGGCCTGGCGGAACACAATGCCAGAGAACACGGTCACGCACCCTGAGCGGCCCTGGGACCAGGGGGGCATCACCCACCTGGACCAGGCAGAGCAGGCCCGTATCCTGCAAAGCCGTGAGGTCCCGCGGCATCTCTGTTGCCGGAACCCCGAGTGGCTTTTCCGAATCTACCAGGACACCAAGGTAGACATCCCATCCCTCATTCAAACCATACGGCGCGTGGTGAAGGGCCGGCCAGGGCCACGGAAGCAGAGGTGGACAGTCAGCCTGTACCCGGGCAAGGTGCGGGAGGCGCGATGCCAGGCGTCGGTGCAGGGTGCCTCCGAGGCCCGCCTCACCGTCTCCTGGCAGATCCCATGGAACCTCAAGTACCTGAAGGTGCGGGAGGTAAAGTATGAGGTGTGGCTGCAGGAGCAGGGGGAGAACACCTATGTGCCTTACATCCTGGCCCTGCAGAACCACACCTTCACTGAGAACATCAAGCCCTTCACCACCTACCTGGTGTGGGTCCGCTGCATCTTCAACAAGACCCTCCTGGGACCCTTTGCAGATGTGCTGGTGTGCAGCACGTAG